In the genome of Solibacillus silvestris, one region contains:
- a CDS encoding bifunctional folylpolyglutamate synthase/dihydrofolate synthase gives MFQTMEQCTNFIFKLKASQYKGEPLQSAKIILDALGNPEQKTKFIHFAGSNGKGSTLNATREILIEHGLTVGAFISPHLERANERVTINKQQISDEDFLRIANEIEEVVENKLDGKFPSFFEFMTLLALKYFSERSLDIALLETGIGGRLDSTNVVTPEVSVITTISLEHTDMLGETYVEIAAEKAGIIKQGKPVVVGVKNAEALAVIQQTAAQQHAPIYTISEHFYVENQKGAFFDYRGNISIDKIELAMAGEHQKANAALAITAADLFLSSFDAQKVKLALQHAKWEGRFERVRHNVILDGAHNSEGTTALIKTLKDTAPKHKVKFVYAALQDKDHAVSIKLMDDVASEMHFTQIDLPRAATAKQLFEQSTHSKKFMHSNWQVLIEKEMNHLAEDELLVITGSLYFIAEVRSLFIEREWIS, from the coding sequence ATGTTTCAAACGATGGAGCAGTGCACAAATTTTATTTTTAAGTTAAAAGCAAGCCAATATAAAGGCGAACCATTACAGTCGGCGAAGATTATCCTGGATGCACTTGGCAATCCGGAACAAAAAACGAAATTCATTCATTTTGCAGGTTCCAATGGAAAAGGTTCAACATTGAATGCAACGCGTGAGATTTTAATCGAGCATGGCTTAACGGTCGGTGCCTTCATATCTCCGCATTTAGAGCGTGCGAATGAACGGGTGACGATCAATAAACAGCAAATTTCCGATGAGGACTTTTTACGTATTGCAAACGAGATTGAGGAAGTTGTTGAAAATAAATTGGACGGAAAGTTTCCAAGCTTTTTTGAGTTCATGACATTACTTGCCCTAAAATACTTTTCGGAGCGATCATTGGATATCGCTTTGCTTGAAACCGGTATTGGCGGACGTTTGGACTCGACAAATGTTGTGACCCCGGAAGTGAGTGTTATTACTACGATATCGCTTGAACATACAGATATGCTAGGGGAAACGTATGTGGAAATTGCCGCAGAAAAAGCCGGAATTATTAAGCAAGGTAAGCCGGTCGTTGTCGGAGTGAAAAATGCGGAAGCGCTGGCGGTAATTCAGCAAACGGCAGCACAACAGCATGCACCGATTTATACGATAAGCGAACACTTTTATGTAGAGAATCAAAAAGGTGCTTTTTTTGACTACAGAGGCAATATCAGCATTGACAAGATTGAACTTGCGATGGCAGGGGAACATCAAAAGGCGAATGCCGCGCTTGCCATTACGGCAGCCGATTTATTCCTTTCATCGTTTGATGCACAAAAAGTAAAACTGGCCTTGCAGCATGCAAAGTGGGAAGGGCGTTTTGAACGGGTACGCCACAATGTCATTTTAGACGGTGCCCATAATTCGGAAGGGACGACTGCCCTCATTAAAACTTTGAAAGATACCGCGCCGAAGCATAAAGTGAAGTTTGTCTATGCTGCATTACAGGACAAGGATCATGCAGTAAGTATAAAGTTAATGGATGATGTCGCATCTGAAATGCACTTCACACAAATTGATCTGCCGCGTGCAGCAACAGCGAAGCAGTTATTTGAACAAAGTACACATTCAAAAAAGTTTATGCATTCAAACTGGCAGGTGCTAATTGAAAAAGAAATGAATCATTTGGCTGAAGACGAGCTGCTCGTTATTACCGGCTCTTTGTATTTTATCGCTGAAGTGCGCAGTCTGTTTATAGAAAGAGAGTGGATTTCATGA